One genomic region from Prunus persica cultivar Lovell chromosome G3, Prunus_persica_NCBIv2, whole genome shotgun sequence encodes:
- the LOC18784308 gene encoding lysM domain-containing protein ARB_03442, whose translation MAKAGSKMALILNLILVLSLVLMISIAESRQVGMGIGGKKPAAVCAAVYGAEEGDTCTSVSEMFNLSLDFFLSINPNINCDNFFVGQWLCTAGSAN comes from the exons ATGGCCAAGGCTGGCAGCAAAATGGCACTAATTCTTAACTTGATTCTAGTGCTCTCTCTTGTTCTGATGATTTCCATAGCTGAGAGTAGACAAGTTGGCA TGGGAATTGGAGGGAAAAAACCTGCCGCAGTTTGCGCTGCAGTTTATGGTGCAGAGGAGGGTGATACGTGTACTTCTGTTAGCGAGATGTTCAATTTGAGTTTGGATTTCTTCCTTTCTATCAACCCTAATATCAACTGCGACAACTTCTTTGTGGGTCAATGGCTTTGTACTGCAGGCAGTGCCAACTGA
- the LOC109947821 gene encoding uncharacterized protein LOC109947821 translates to MATQSVSLSAVLLKSLSLMISHCSLHFFLLLVPHAFKLSTVFYPALLKAVAKPVRQILFLTTPPPPTTSQPQNTQSAIFGLVVFLALDIIPYLWVVGSATNSALRGLQGLPAAVNSGRSWVLPLVFTRVLSLMQIASSSSLFRLLLDLMVPVIGPYFTAFLGLFFLMVLQNRDLMWSLAPAVVVAESKLGQDALERSSGLVRQRGLKRVVRCLVGFYVFATWGLGILWMKSEGAVNLLRSWALGLLASFLLLWYTVAVTVLYCIACEGDEEADGDVKLPIEDDDEG, encoded by the coding sequence atGGCAACCCAATCGGTGAGCTTGTCCGCCGTGCTTCTCAAATCACTGAGCCTAATGATCTCTCATTGCTCACTCCACTTCTTCTTGTTGCTCGTTCCCCACGCTTTCAAGCTCTCCACAGTTTTCTACCCAGCTTTGCTTAAAGCCGTCGCCAAACCAGTCCGCCAGATACTATTTCTCAcaactcctcctcctcctactaCTTCTCAGCCTCAAAATACCCAATCCGCCATTTTTGGTTTGGTCGTCTTCCTGGCTTTAGACATCATCCCCTATCTCTGGGTAGTGGGATCCGCCACCAACAGCGCGCTTCGCGGGCTCCAAGGCCTACCCGCCGCTGTGAACTCCGGCAGGTCTTGGGTTCTTCCTCTGGTGTTCACACGCGTGCTTTCCCTGATGCAGATTGCGTCGTCCTCCTCACTGTTCCGGCTGTTGCTGGATTTGATGGTCCCTGTTATTGGTCCCTATTTCACTGCTTTCttgggtttgttttttctgATGGTCTTACAGAACCGTGACTTGATGTGGAGCCTAGCTCCGGCCGTCGTGGTGGCGGAGTCGAAATTGGGTCAGGATGCCCTAGAGAGGAGCAGCGGGTTAGTAAGACAAAGGGGGCTGAAAAGAGTTGTGCGGTGTTTAGTGGGGTTTTATGTGTTTGCCACTTGGGGGTTGGGAATTTTGTGGATGAAGTCGGAGGGGGCAGTTAATTTACTGCGGAGTTGGGCATTGGGCCTCCTTGCTTCATTCTTGCTTCTGTGGTACACGGTGGCAGTCACtgtgttgtattgcatagcttGTGAGGGTGATGAAGAGGCTGATGGCGATGTGAAGTTGCCaattgaagatgatgatgagggttag
- the LOC18783969 gene encoding vacuolar protein sorting-associated protein 18 homolog, with protein sequence MDSGRQVFTVDLLERYAAKGRGVITCMAAGNDVILLGTSKGWIIRHDFGLGDSYDIDLSAGRPGEQSIHRVFVDPGGSHCIATVVGSGGADTFYTHAKWTKPRILTKLKGLVVNAVAWNRQQITEASTKEVILGTDNGQLHEMAVDEKDKKEKYVKFLFELLELPEAFMSLQMETGTILNGTRYYIMAVTPTRLYSFTGIGLLETVFASYLDHVVHFMELPGEIPNSELHFYIKQRRAVHFAWLSGAGIYHGGLNFGAQHSSPNGDENFVENKALLNYSSLSEGAELVKPSSMTVSEFHFLLLIGNKVKVVNRISEQIIEELQFDQTPESVSRGVIGLCSDATAGLFYAYDQNSVFQVSVNDEGRDMWKVYLDMKEYAAALANCRDPLQRDQVYLVQAEAAFASKDYLRAASFYAKINYILSFEEITLKFITVNEQDALRTFLLRKLDSLAKDDKCQITMISTWATELYLDKINRLLLEDDTALDNRNSEYHSIMKEFRAFLSDCKDVLDEATTMRLLESYGRVEELVFFASLKELHEIVVHHYIQQGEAKKALEVLQKPSVPIDLQYKFAPDLIMLDAYEAVESWMATNNLNPRKLIPAMMRYSSEPHARNETHEVIKYLEYCVHRLHNEDPGVHNLLLSLYAKQEDDSALLRFLQFKFGKGRENGPEFFYDPKYALRLCLKEKRMRACVHIYSMMSMHEEAVALALQVDPELAMAEADKVEDDEDLRKKLWLMVAKHVIEQEKGAKRENIRKAIAFLKETDGLLKIEDILPFFPDFALIDDFKEAICSSLEDYNNQIELLKQEMNDATHGADNIRNDISALAQRYAVIDRDEECGVCQRKILTVRKEYQLARGYTSVGQMAPFYVFPCGHAFHAECLIAHVTRSTNESQAEYILDLQKQLTLLDGEARKDTNGSLTEETITSMAPVDKLRSQLDDAVASECPFCGDLMIREISLPFILPEEQQQNNSWEINSRNLGNQRSLSLSL encoded by the exons ATGGATTCAGGTAGGCAGGTGTTCACGGTGGATCTTCTAGAAAGATATGCCGCCAAGGGGCGCGGAGTTATCACCTGTATGGCTGCCggaaacgacgtcattttgtTGGGAACCAGTAAAGGTTGGATCATTCGACACGATTTTGGCCTCGGCGATTCATATG ATATTGATCTCTCCGCGGGTCGTCCTGGGGAGCAATCCATCCATAGAGTTTTTGTTGATCCTGGAGGGAGCCACTGTATTGCCACTGTTGTTGGTAGTGGGGGTGCTGATACTTTCTATACTCATGCAAAATGGACCAAGCCTCGTATTTTAACCAAGCTCAAGGGTCTTGTTGTAAATGCCGTCGCCTGGAACAGACAACAGATAACAGAAG CTTCGACAAAGGAAGTCATTCTCGGTACAGACAATGGCCAACTTCATGAAATGGCTGTGGATGAGAAGGATAAGAAGGAGAAATATGTGAAGTTTCTTTTTGAACTATTAGAACTTCCAGAGGCTTTTATGAGTTTGCAG ATGGAAACTGGGACCATTCTCAATGGAACTAGATACTATATAATGGCTGTAACTCCTACACGACTCTATTCTTTTACTGGTATTGGATTGCTGGAA ACTGTTTTTGCTAGTTACTTAGATCATGTGGTGCATTTCATGGAACTTCCTGGTGAAATACCGAACAG TGAACTGCATTTCTATATCAAGCAAAGGAGAGCGGTACATTTTGCATGGCTTTCTGGTGCTGGTATCTATCACGGTGGTTTAAATTTTGGGGCACAACATAG TTCTCCTAATGGAGATGAAAATTTTGTGGAGAACAAGGCTCTTTTGAACTATTCAAGTTTGAGTGAGGGTGCTGAATTGGTGAAACCCAGTTCTATGACAGTTTCAGAATTTCATTTCTTGCTTCTTATCGGGAATAAGGTTAAG GTTGTAAACAGAATAAGTGAGCAAATTATTGAGGAACTTCAGTTTGATCAAACACCTGAGTCAGTTTCAAGGGGTGTCATTGGATTGTGCAGTGATGCCACTGCTGGGTTGTTCTATGCATATGATCAAAACTCTGTATTTCAG GTGTCTGTTAATGATGAAGGCCGAGACATGTGGAAAGTCTACCTGGACATGAAAGAGTATGCTGCTGCTCTGGCAAATTGTCGTGACCCACTTCAGCGGGACCAAGTATATTTGGTGCAG GCTGAAGCTGCATTTGCCTCCAAGGATTATCTTAGAGCAGCATCTTTCTATGCAAAG attaattatatattatcatTCGAGGAGATCACTCTGAAGTTCATCACTGTAAATGAACAG GATGCTTTGAGGACCTTTCTATTGCGAAAACTTGATAGCCTTGCGAAGGATGACAAATGCCAAATAACAATGATTTCAACATGGGCAACTGAATTGTACTTGGATAAG aTAAATCGGCTACTATTGGAAGATGACACTGCGTTAGATAATCGTAATTCAGAGTATCACTCGATCATGAAAGAATTTCGTGCATTTCTTAGTGACTGCAAGGATGTATTGGATGAGGCAACTACCATGAGACTTTTAGAAAG TTATGGTCGAGTTGAAGAGTTGGTGTTTTTCGCTAGTCTGAAGGAACTGCATGAAATTGTAGTTCACCATTATATTCAG CAAGGGGAGGCAAAGAAAGCATTGGAGGTGCTTCAAAAACCTTCTGTCCCAATAGATCTTCAG TACAAGTTTGCCCCGGACCTCATCATGCTAGATGCATATGAAGCTGTAGAGTCATGGATGGCAACAAACAACCTCAACCCAAGGAAACTCATTCCTGCAATGATGCGTTATTCAAGTGAACCACATGCAAG AAATGAAACACACGAAGTCATCAAATATTTGGAATACTGTGTTCATCGTTTGCATAACGAGGATCCTGGAGTTCACAACTTGCTATTATCGCTATATGCCAAGCAG GAAGATGACAGTGCACTTTTGCGTTTCCtacaattcaagtttggaAAAGGACGGGAAAATGGCCCAGAGTTCTTCTATGATCCCAAGTATGCTTTACGCCTTTGCCTCAAGGAAAAGCGAATGCGTGCCTGTGTTCATATATACAGTATGATGTCCATGCATGAAGAAGCAGTTGCTCTTGCCCTACAG GTTGATCCTGAGCTTGCTATGGCTGAAGCTGACAAGGTTGAAGACGATGAGGACTTGAGAAAGAAGCTTTGGCTCATGGTTGCGAAGCATGTTATAGAACAGGAAAAGGGAGCTAAAAGGGAGAACATACGAAAGGCAATAGCATTTCTTAAAGAAACTGATGGCCTTTTAAAGATAGAGGATATATTACCATTCTTTCCTGATTTTGCCCTGATTGATGACTTCAAG GAGGCAATTTGCTCATCATTAGAGGATTACAACAATCAAATCGAACTACTGAAGCAGGAGATGAATGATGCCACACATGGTGCAGATAACATTAGAAACGACATTAGTGCACTGGCTCAGAGATATGCTGTGATTGATCGTGATGAAGAATGTGGG GTTTGTCAGCGTAAGATTTTAACTGTGCGTAAGGAGTATCAGTTGGCTAGGGGCTATACATCAGTTGGCCAAATGGCCCCATTTTATGTCTTTCCATGTGGACATGCCTTCCATGCGGAATGCCTGATTGCCCATGTCACACGTAGTACAAATGAATCTCAA GCAGAGTATATACTGGATCTGCAGAAGCAGCTTACTCTACTTGACGGGGAAGCTAGGAAGGATACAAATGGTAGCCTAACTGAGGAAACCATAACAAGCATGGCGCCCGTAGATAAG CTCCGATCACAGTTGGACGATGCCGTCGCCAGCGAATGCCCATTTTGTGGGGACCTAATGATCCGTGAGATCTCTCTGCCTTTCATCCTGCCAGAGGAGCAACAGCAGAATAATTCATGGGAGATAAATTCACGTAATCTTGGAAACCAGAGGAGCCTGTCTTTAAGTTTATGA
- the LOC18783715 gene encoding uncharacterized protein LOC18783715, with protein MSVFQYPDAINAQDLQVWNNAAFDNEDSEGSSAIKASWSDLLQPLLLNRSSESFESDCSKENLSPAILKTPACVKSSVPFKPLNTNTNIEPFSVVAKKKGLEEVEEREEKVRDEGKIDMEIEAIEKEISRLSSRLEALKLEKAERNEKTVEKRGRVVAAKFMEPKQSVKNLEGLKKIESLMLRATPKSNRRGMSLGPSEIIAGAGFRRPSKLEITPVQATQSRRKSCFWKLQDIDELRVTKERGKSLSLSPKSRKTVSKVQVPKQAATTVGGSKRPVKKEDKVLASIEPKKLFKDGGEKSMAAKKTPFKAGRVVASRYNQIGNSAVSDGRKRSWPEDDKDDGKRCDKRRVSLVGKPRGIGRETSRSQGPESRVKKRWDIPSEIVVYQGVQQEDKSPCNVAEMGDVLPKIRTVRCGNDTPRGSGPAKRVAELAGMKPYFSTKEEFCQELSFAEEAAEEE; from the coding sequence ATGAGTGTTTTTCAATACCCAGATGCCATTAACGCACAGGACCTTCAAGTGTGGAACAACGCCGCCTTCGACAACGAAGACTCTGAAGGCTCCTCCGCCATCAAAGCTTCTTGGTCTGATCTACTACAACCCCTCTTGCTGAATCGGTCTTCCGAGTCGTTTGAATCCGATTGCAGCAAAGAGAATCTGAGCCCCGCGATTCTGAAAACCCCTGCTTGCGTCAAATCTTCAGTACCCTTTAAGCCGCTGAACACAAATACTAATATTGAGCCATTCTCGGTGGTCGCAAAGAAAAAGGGTCTTGAGGAGgttgaagaaagagaagagaaagttCGAGATGAGGGGAAGATTGATATGGAGATTGAAGCAATTGAGAAGGAGATAAGTCGATTGTCTTCGAGGCTCGAAGCGCTTAAACTCGAAAAGGCTGAGAGGAACGAGAAGACAGTAGAAAAGCGTGGAAGGGTTGTGGCGGCGAAGTTCATGGAGCCGAAACAGAGTGTTAAGAATTTAGAGGGGCTAAAAAAGATCGAGTCTTTAATGTTAAGAGCGACACCAAAGAGTAATAGGAGAGGAATGAGTCTGGGACCCTCGGAGATTATAGCTGGAGCCGGATTTCGGAGGCCTAGTAAGCTTGAAATAACCCCTGTTCAGGCAACACAGAGTCGCCGGAAATCTTGCTTTTGGAAGCTTCAGGacattgatgaattgagggtTACAAAAGAGAGGGGCaagagtttgagtttgagcCCGAAATCGCGTAAAACTGTGTCCAAGGTTCAAGTTCCTAAACAGGCTGCAACTACTGTTGGAGGGTCGAAAAGGCCTGTGAAGAAGGAAGACAAGGTTCTTGCATCAATTGAACCCAAGAAGCTTTTTAAAGATGGAGGTGAGAAGTCTATGGCTGCAAAGAAAACACCATTCAAGGCTGGGAGGGTTGTGGCAAGCAGGTACAATCAGATTGGTAATTCGGCAGTGAGTGATGGCCGGAAGAGGTCTTGGCCTGAGGATGATAAGGATGATGGTAAGAGGTGTGATAAGAGGCGGGTGTCCTTGGTAGGAAAGCCACGTGGCATTGGCCGGGAGACATCAAGGAGCCAAGGGCCGGAGAGCCGGGTGAAGAAGAGGTGGGACATTCCAAGTGAGATAGTGGTGTACCAAGGTGTACAGCAGGAGGATAAGTCACCTTGCAATGTTGCTGAGATGGGTGATGTGCTTCCGAAGATTAGGACTGTCCGATGTGGGAATGATACTCCAAGGGGTTCAGGGCCAGCCAAAAGAGTAGCTGAATTGGCTGGGATGAAGCCCTACTTTAGCACCAAGGAGGAGTTTTGCCAGGAATTGAGTTTTGCAGAAGAAGCTGCTGAGGAAGAATAA
- the LOC18782315 gene encoding pentatricopeptide repeat-containing protein At1g11900: MLSASSRRLRCYIAAASDLCASNFGPNSAPNRYPIHKRMPLSTPLDKPLFSTISSFISNSRASSFSEEDAIVNQILSDLENAAPLLESSYKKRVFLSSKAFNRVLVAAASERNDLSLVSQLVHVAVASRRQPLNSTCFLTVAKAFAKSDDCGELLRLTKQVMEITSPNMTIINRVLFAFGECGEIDKALLIFAQMKALNFVPDLYTHNTILEILGCAGRIDDMLGQFGSMKEAGIDPDVVSYNAVLNNLRKLGKFDICLFYFGEMGENGVQPDLLTYTAMIESLGRSGNVDESLRLFSEMKVRRIRPSVYVYRSLISNLKKMGKVDLALKLMEEMNSCDTEFAGPTDFKRNKRL, encoded by the coding sequence ATGCTATCTGCTTCTTCAAGGCGTTTGCGATGCTACATAGCAGCAGCATCAGACCTATGCGCTAGCAATTTCGGCCCCAACTCGGCTCCAAATCGGTACCCGATTCACAAGCGTATGCCATTATCCACCCCACTTGATAAGCCATTGTTTTCCACTATAAGTAGCTTCATCAGCAACTCTCGGGCCTCTTCTTTCTCAGAAGAAGACGCTATAGTGAATCAAATTCTTTCCGATTTAGAAAACGCCGCTCCATTACTCGAATCGTCATACAAAAAACGCGTCTTCCTGAGCTCCAAAGCGTTTAATCGTGTGCTGGTTGCAGCAGCCAGCGAAAGGAACGATCTTTCCCTTGTATCCCAACTTGTTCACGTTGCAGTCGCGTCTCGTCGTCAACCCTTGAACTCGACTTGTTTTCTCACTGTCGCCAAGGCTTTTGCAAAGTCAGATGATTGTGGGGAGTTGCTCAGACTAACAAAGCAAGTCATGGAGATTACCTCTCCCAATATGACCATCATTAACAGGGTTCTCTTTGCCTTTGGTGAATGTGGAGAGATTGATAAAGCGCTTCTGATCTTTGCCCAGATGAAAGCTTTGAATTTTGTACCAGATTTGTACACCCACAACACCATTTTGGAGATCTTGGGTTGTGCAGGTCGCATTGATGACATGCTGGGTCAGTTTGGGTCCATGAAAGAAGCTGGTATTGACCCAGATGTGGTTTCTTACAATGCTGTGTTGAACAATTTGAGGAAGCTTGGGAAATTCGATATTTGCTTGTTCTATTTCGGGGAAATGGGTGAAAATGGAGTTCAGCCAGATTTGCTGACTTATACAGCAATGATTGAGAGCCTGGGCCGATCAGGAAATGTTGATGAGTCACTGAGACTCTTCAGTGAGATGAAGGTGAGGCGGATTCGTCCTTCGGTGTATGTTTACCGGTCACTGATCAGTAACCTGAAGAAGATGGGGAAGGTGGACTTGGCATTGAAGTTGATGGAGGAGATGAATTCATGTGATACAGAGTTTGCTGGTCCTACGGATTTCAAACGAAATAAACGCTTATAA